From Candidatus Abyssobacteria bacterium SURF_5, a single genomic window includes:
- a CDS encoding fructose-bisphosphate aldolase (catalyzes the reversible formation of fructose 1,6-bisphosphate from glycerone phosphate and D-glyceraldehyde 3-phosphate) — protein sequence MIGKKIRLERIIDRNSGRSVIVPMDHGTTMGPIQGLVNMRVTIDKIVEGGANAIIIHKGIVGAGHRGSGKDVGLIIHLSANTSMSPDPNTKVPVCSVEEAIQLGADAVSIHINLGAEKDIEMLEFFGSISRSCAHWGMPLLAMLYTRGKKIESEYDVKYVKHAARVGAELGADIVKCNYTGSIESFKEVVEGCPVPVVIAGGEKMETEAQLLTMVEDALKAGAAGVSIGRNAFQHKRPEKIVEAIGKIVHEGVTAKEARKVLEK from the coding sequence ATGATCGGGAAGAAGATACGACTCGAGAGGATCATCGACAGAAATTCCGGCAGAAGCGTGATTGTGCCGATGGATCATGGCACAACGATGGGTCCAATCCAGGGGCTGGTCAATATGCGGGTGACCATCGATAAGATTGTCGAGGGTGGAGCAAATGCCATCATTATTCATAAAGGCATCGTCGGCGCGGGTCACCGCGGAAGCGGCAAGGATGTGGGTTTGATCATCCATCTCTCCGCCAATACTTCAATGAGTCCCGATCCGAACACCAAAGTCCCCGTCTGCTCGGTCGAAGAAGCGATACAACTCGGAGCCGATGCCGTGAGCATACATATTAACCTTGGAGCGGAGAAGGATATCGAGATGCTTGAGTTCTTTGGCTCGATCTCACGTTCGTGCGCCCATTGGGGCATGCCGCTGCTCGCCATGCTGTACACGCGGGGCAAGAAAATAGAAAGCGAATATGACGTAAAATATGTCAAGCATGCTGCCCGCGTGGGGGCGGAACTCGGCGCCGACATCGTAAAATGCAACTACACCGGCAGCATTGAGTCTTTCAAGGAGGTAGTTGAGGGATGTCCCGTGCCTGTCGTCATTGCGGGCGGGGAAAAGATGGAGACCGAAGCCCAGCTTCTGACGATGGTGGAAGATGCACTGAAGGCAGGCGCGGCGGGCGTATCCATTGGACGAAACGCCTTTCAGCACAAGCGCCCCGAGAAAATTGTCGAGGCCATCGGCAAGATTGTTCATGAAGGGGTTACCGCCAAAGAAGCCAGGAAAGTGCTGGAGAAGTAG
- a CDS encoding twin-arginine translocase TatA/TatE family subunit yields MIGWQELLIVMVIVMLVFGTSKISGIGKSMGTAIRDFRDSMKGEPEGDKNSVSPKEENASEEKEAGKIK; encoded by the coding sequence ATGATCGGTTGGCAGGAACTGTTAATAGTCATGGTGATAGTAATGCTTGTCTTCGGGACGAGCAAGATCAGCGGTATCGGGAAATCGATGGGAACGGCTATCCGCGATTTTCGAGACAGCATGAAAGGCGAACCCGAAGGAGACAAAAATTCGGTCAGCCCGAAAGAAGAAAACGCGAGTGAAGAGAAAGAAGCCGGCAAAATTAAATGA
- a CDS encoding 3-dehydroquinate synthase II — protein sequence MKKVWVNADPWNKQLVIRALESGADAVIVPKGHSPRVKELGLIPTVAEDGDMKLGEDIILIEINSKADEQRAARSPKDKLLILRMKDWTIIPIENIIAQRGGLFVEVHDSETAKTAVGILEKGADGVVLTTTDLNEVGKTVEVIHGILPRIEMETATVAETRMLGMGDRVCIDTCSHMRPGQGMLIGNSSDVFFLVQSESEENPYVAARPFRVNAGPVHAYLLSTDGATRYLSELQTGDEVMLVDHSGASQVANVGRCKIERRPLLLVVAEISGQRASVILQNAETIRLVQPNGKSVSVASLQKGTQLLVHREKGGRHFGMKIEETLQEK from the coding sequence ATGAAAAAAGTCTGGGTGAACGCCGACCCGTGGAACAAGCAACTTGTCATTCGCGCCCTTGAATCGGGCGCTGATGCCGTCATCGTTCCCAAGGGGCATTCCCCGAGAGTCAAAGAGCTGGGACTGATTCCCACCGTCGCCGAAGACGGCGATATGAAACTGGGAGAGGATATCATCCTGATTGAAATCAATTCCAAAGCCGATGAGCAACGCGCCGCCAGGAGTCCGAAAGACAAACTGCTCATCCTCCGCATGAAGGATTGGACCATCATCCCGATCGAAAATATTATCGCGCAGCGAGGTGGTTTGTTTGTCGAAGTGCATGATTCGGAAACGGCGAAAACCGCTGTCGGGATTCTTGAAAAAGGCGCCGACGGAGTTGTTCTGACCACCACGGATTTGAATGAAGTGGGGAAGACGGTCGAGGTAATCCACGGCATTCTTCCTCGCATCGAGATGGAGACGGCGACGGTCGCGGAGACCCGGATGCTCGGGATGGGTGATCGCGTGTGCATCGACACGTGCTCGCACATGAGGCCCGGCCAGGGAATGCTCATCGGGAATTCGAGCGATGTCTTCTTTCTCGTCCAGTCCGAGTCCGAGGAGAACCCGTATGTTGCGGCCAGACCATTCCGGGTGAATGCCGGTCCCGTGCACGCCTATCTCCTTTCCACGGATGGAGCTACCCGATATCTCTCCGAACTGCAAACCGGCGACGAGGTGATGCTGGTCGATCATTCGGGGGCCTCACAAGTAGCCAATGTGGGGCGCTGCAAAATCGAGCGGCGGCCGCTTTTGCTCGTGGTTGCAGAAATCTCGGGACAGCGGGCATCGGTTATCCTGCAAAACGCAGAGACAATTCGTCTCGTTCAGCCGAACGGAAAATCAGTCTCAGTCGCCTCCTTGCAGAAGGGGACCCAGTTGCTTGTTCACCGCGAAAAAGGGGGGCGGCACTTCGGAATGAAAATCGAAGAAACTCTGCAGGAGAAGTGA
- the tatC gene encoding twin-arginine translocase subunit TatC — translation MNDVKMTFTQHLAELRIRLVKGLAAIAVFSIIGYIFRSQILYVIKKPLGTTIPLHAFDLFEPFFASLRIAGYTGLFFGLPFLVYQIMMFCLPALRPNEKKVIVGGLVCGVFLLYGGIIFSYMFILPMLIPQLAGFFSTGVEQTFSLKMYIDKIFRFIIGFGLGFQLPIILIVLVRVGVVSVEGLRKNRKYMMVGIFIMAAILTPPDVISQMLLAVPLLVLYEVSIWVSSFLERSERAT, via the coding sequence ATGAACGACGTAAAGATGACCTTCACCCAACATTTGGCGGAGTTGAGGATCCGCTTGGTGAAGGGTTTGGCCGCGATCGCGGTATTCTCGATCATCGGCTATATTTTTCGCTCCCAGATCCTCTACGTCATAAAGAAACCGCTGGGCACCACCATCCCGCTTCATGCCTTTGATCTGTTCGAGCCTTTCTTCGCATCCCTGAGAATCGCCGGCTATACCGGCTTGTTCTTCGGATTGCCGTTCCTGGTGTACCAGATCATGATGTTCTGTCTTCCCGCTCTCAGACCGAACGAGAAAAAGGTGATCGTGGGGGGGCTCGTCTGCGGCGTTTTCCTGCTCTACGGCGGCATCATCTTCTCGTACATGTTCATTTTGCCCATGCTGATCCCGCAATTGGCGGGGTTCTTTTCCACGGGCGTCGAACAGACATTTTCACTTAAAATGTACATCGACAAGATCTTTAGATTTATTATCGGGTTCGGACTCGGCTTCCAGCTTCCCATCATCCTGATTGTTCTCGTGCGGGTGGGCGTCGTTTCAGTCGAGGGGCTCCGCAAAAACCGCAAATATATGATGGTCGGCATCTTCATCATGGCCGCCATCCTCACTCCGCCCGATGTGATCTCGCAAATGCTGCTGGCTGTTCCGCTGCTGGTGCTTTACGAAGTCAGTATCTGGGTGTCATCTTTCCTGGAAAGGAGTGAGCGAGCGACATGA